DNA sequence from the Streptomyces sp. HUAS 15-9 genome:
GTCGAGGACCTGGATCTGGGTGCGCAGGGTGGCGACCAGGCCGTCCTCCTCGAGGGCGGCGGGGCGCAACTCCACCACGGCGGCGCGCAGTTCGTCGGCGGCCTCGGCGGCGAGCCGGGCCACCTGGTGCAGCTCGCCCTTGGCGCGGGAGGGGTCGCGGTCGACCAGGGCCGCGGCCGCCTGTGCCGTCAGGCGCAGGGAGAACAGCTTCTGGCTCACCGCGTCGTGCAGTTCGTGGGCGAGCCGGGAGCGTTCCTCGGAGATCGTCAGCTCGCGGCTGCGCTCGTACAGGCGGGCGTTGGTGAGGGCGATCGCGGCGTGCTGGGCGAGGATGGCCAGCAGTTCCTCGTCCTCCTGTGTGAAGCCGCAGCTTCCCTCGGGCTTGGGACACCGCTTGTTGGCCAGGAACAGCGCGCCGATGATCTCGTCACCGTCGCGGATCGGCAGGCCGAGGAAGTCGGACATCTCGGGGTGGGCGGCGGGCCAGCCCTCGAAGCGCGGGTCCTTGCGCACATCGGCGAGGCGCTCCGGGCGGGCCCCGTGGAGCATCGCGGCGAGGATGCCGTGCTGACGCGGGAGCGGGCCGATGGCCTTCCACTGTTCGTCGCTGACCCCGTCGACGACGAACTGGGCGAAGCCGCCGTGGTCGTCCGGGACGCCGAGGGCTGCGTACTGCGCGTCGAGCAGCTCGCGGGCCGAGGCGACGATCGTCTTGAGGACGTCGCGCACCTCCAGGTGCCTGCTCATGGCCAGCAGCGCGGAACTCACCGCGGCGAGGCCGGACCGGGGGCCTTGACTCATGACCTCACGGTACCGGCGGGGTGTGACAGTGCGGATCGGACCAGTGGCGGCCGGACCTGGGCCGATGGCCCTAGTTCCCGTGGCGTAGGTCTCCGGCCCCGGACGTGCGGCTTAGGGCGAAGGACCGCGTCGATCTGCGGCCCGCGTCCGAGGCGGCCGGGGCCGTGACGTTCCTAGGTTGATGCCACCGCCGGTCGGAGGTCGGCGCGGCAGAGGGGACGGTTGTCATGCCGGTAGCGATCATCACGGGGGCCTCGAAGGGGCTGGGACGGGCGCTCGCCGAGGCGCTGGCCGCGCGCGGCTGGGATCTGGTGCTCGACGCCCGGGGCGCCGACGCGCTCACTGCGGCGGCCACGGCCGTGGCCGCCCACGGCACGCGGGTCGAGGCGTTGCCCGGGGACGTCACGGACGCCGGGCACCGGGCGGAGCTGGTGGCGGCGGCGTGGAGGCTGGGCGGTGTCGATCTGCTGGTGAACAACGCGAGCGCGCTGGGCGCCGAGCCGCTGGTGCGGCTGGCGGAGCTGCCGCTGGAGGGGCTGCGGCGGGCGCTGGAGGTGAATGTGGTGGCCGCGCTGGGCCTGGTCCAGGAGGCGCTGCCACTGCTGCGGGAGTCGCCGGCGGGCGCGGTGGTCACAGTCAGCTCGGACGCGGCCGCCGAGGCGTACGAGACCTGGGGCGGCTACGGGGCGTCCAAGGCGGCCCTCGACCAGCTCGCGGCGGTGCTCGCCGAGGAGGAGCCACGGCTGCGGGTGTGGGCGGTCGACCCCGGGGACATGGCCACGGAGCTGTATGCGGCGGCCGTACCGGACGACGACCATCCCCGACCGGAACCGGCGCATGTGGTGCCCGCCTTCCTGCGGCTCCTGGACGAACGTCCCGCGAGCGGCCGCTATGAAGCGCCCTCCCTCCTGGAGGAACGATGACACCGGCGCTGAAGGTGCCCGAGGAGCTGTCGGCGCGGGTGCCCGCCGAGCAGCGTGGGCCGGGGCTGGGGCGGGATGCCGTACGGCTGCTGGTGTCGCGTGGGTCCGAGGTGTCGCACCACGTGTTCGCGGAGCTGCCGCGGCTGCTGCGGGCAGGGGACCTGCTGGTGGTGAACACCTCGCCCACGCTGGCCGCCGCGGTGGACGGGCGGATCGGGCACGCGCACGTGGTGGTGCACTTCTCCACGCTCGGGGACGACGGGCGGTGGGCCGTCGAGCTGCGGGATCCGGACGGCAGGGGCACCACGCGCGCGCGTAAATCGAGCGGGGCGCGAAGCGCTCCTTGGAAGGGTGGTGGTGGGAGACGGGCGGGAGGGCCCGCGGGTACAGAGGTGCGGCTTCCCGGGGGTGCGGGGCTGGTGCTGGAGGAGCCGCTGAGTGCGCGGGGTGAGCGGCTGTGGTGGGCGCGGGTGGCCGGGGCGGACGTGTTCGGGCTGCTGCGGGAGCACGGGCGGCCCATTCGGTACTCCTATACGGAGCGGGACCAGCCGTTGTCCGTGTATCAGACGGTGTTCGCGCTGCCGTCGGCCGACGGGGCGGGCAGTGCGGAGATGCCGAGCGCCGCCCGGCCCTTCACACCACGACTGGTGACGGAGCTGGTGAGCCGGGGTGTGCGGTTCGCGCCGGTCACGCTGCACACCGGGGTGGCGTCGGCGGAGGCGCACGAGCCGCCGTATCCGGAGCGGTACGCGGTGCCCGAGGCGTCGGCGCGGCTGATCAATGACGTGCGGGCCGGGGAGGGCCGGGTGGTCGCGGTCGGTACGACGGCGGTGCGGGCGGTGGAGTCGGCGGCCGGGGCGGACGGGACGGTGCGGGCGGCCGAGGGGTGGACCGATCTCGTGGTGACGCCCGAGCGCGGGGTGCGGGTGGTCGACGGGCTGCTGACCGGGCTGCACGAGCCGGAGGCCTCGCATCTGCTGATGCTGGAGGCGGTCGCGGGGCGGGCGGTGGTCGACCGCGGTTACGAGGAAGCGCGGCGCGGGCTCTATCTGTGGCACGAGTTCGGCGACGTGCATCTCATCCTGCCGGAGGAGAGCCCTGACACAGAGCGTTGCTTTGGCAACTTTCGGTGAGGATTCATCGCCCGCGATGTGAGCCCGCGCATAGGGTGCGGATCACGTACGAACGGACATAGGAGATATACCGACACGTCCTGAACGGGGCAGACGTTCCAGTCTGTCCCGTTTTGCCCTTCTCCGATCCACTATCCAGGGTCGTACGTCACACCTTTGCCAGGAGATTTTGCGGCCGCTAAGAATTGCTCCCGTCGCCGGACGTCGTGGGTTTCGCCCCACGGCGTTCGTACGGGCCGGACCCGGTTCCCCCGTCGGACAGAAGGCGACTCCGCGCTATTCGAAGAGGTCTGTCTCCCATGCTCAAGAACACCAACATTCGTGGTCTCAGTCGTCGCCTGACCAAGCACCATAAGATCGCGATCAGCGGCGTCGCCGCCCTCGGAACCGCCGCCATCGCCTTCTCGGCGGTACCCAGCAGCGCCGAGACGATCACGACCGGGGCTCCGGCCCAGGCTCGGGTGGCGTACAGCACCGAGCAGATCAAGGACGTCAAGGGCTCGATCACCGACCAGCTCGCCACCCAGACGGTCAAGGTCCAGGAGATCGCGGCACAGAAGAAGGCCGCCGCGGACGCGGTCGTCAAGAAGCAGGCCGCGAGCGCCGCCAAGGCGAAGGCCGTCGCCGAGGCCGCCAAGAAGGCCGCCACGAAGGCCGCCCAGGAGCGCACCGCCAAGCAGACCGCGAGCCGGTCCGTCGAGCGCGCCGCGGCCAAGCCCGCGAAGTCCTACCCCAACAACCTGGACGGCTGGATCCGGGAGTCCCTGGACATCATGAAGGCCAAGGGCATCCCGGGCTCGTACAGCGGCCTGCACCGCAACATCATGCGGGAGTCCTCCGGCAACCCGATGGCCATCAACGGCTGGGACATCAACGCCATCAACGGCATCCCGTCGAAGGGCCTGCTCCAGGTCATCCCGCCGACCTTCAAGGCGTACCACGTGCCCGGCACGTCGTGGAACATCTACGACCCGGTCGCCAACATCACGGCCGCCTGCAACTACGCCGCCGACAAGTACGGCTCGATGGACAACGTCAACAGCGCGTACTGAGGCCGCGCGGACCTCTTCTCGCGTACGCCGAAGGGCGGCACCCCCAGCCGGGGTGCCGCCCTTCGGCGTCGTACGGGCGCGGTTACTTGCGCATGACCTCGGGCTCGTGGCGGCGCAGGAAGCGGGCCACGAAGAAGCCGCAGATCACGCCGAGGGCGATCAGGGCGGCCATGTCCACGCCCCAGGCACCGACCGTGTGGTCCCACAGCGGGTCGGTGCCCGCGCCGTCCTTGGGCGGGCTGATCTTGTTGAAGTCCAGCGTGGCACCGGCCGCGGCGACCGCCCAGCGGGACGGCATCAGATACGAGAACTCGTTGACGCCGATCGAGCCGTGCAGGGTGAACAGACAGCCCGTGAACACGACCTGGATGATCGCGAACATGACCAGCAGCGGCATGGTCTTCTCGGCCGTCTTCACCAGCGAGGAGATGATCAGGCCGAACATCATCGAGGTGAAGCCGAGCGCCATGATCGGCACGGACAGCTCGACGATCGTCGCGCCGCCGAGGACCAGGCCCTCCTTCGGGATCTCACGGCTGGTGAAGCCGATCACACCGACCAGCAGGCCCTGGAACACGGTGATCATGCCGAGCACGAACACTTTGGACATCAGATACGCCGAACGGGACAGGCCGGTCGCGCGCTCCCGCTCGTAGATCACCCGTTCCTTGATCAGCTCACGGACCGAGTTC
Encoded proteins:
- a CDS encoding GAF domain-containing sensor histidine kinase translates to MSQGPRSGLAAVSSALLAMSRHLEVRDVLKTIVASARELLDAQYAALGVPDDHGGFAQFVVDGVSDEQWKAIGPLPRQHGILAAMLHGARPERLADVRKDPRFEGWPAAHPEMSDFLGLPIRDGDEIIGALFLANKRCPKPEGSCGFTQEDEELLAILAQHAAIALTNARLYERSRELTISEERSRLAHELHDAVSQKLFSLRLTAQAAAALVDRDPSRAKGELHQVARLAAEAADELRAAVVELRPAALEEDGLVATLRTQIQVLDRAHSARVSFASSGFRALPAAQEDALLRVAQEALHNALRHSGAEHVDVTLGRRARGAVLRVTDDGGGFEPKSTRRAGRHLGLVSMRDRAGGVGGSLTVESAPGKGTTIEMEVPGG
- a CDS encoding SDR family NAD(P)-dependent oxidoreductase, with the protein product MPVAIITGASKGLGRALAEALAARGWDLVLDARGADALTAAATAVAAHGTRVEALPGDVTDAGHRAELVAAAWRLGGVDLLVNNASALGAEPLVRLAELPLEGLRRALEVNVVAALGLVQEALPLLRESPAGAVVTVSSDAAAEAYETWGGYGASKAALDQLAAVLAEEEPRLRVWAVDPGDMATELYAAAVPDDDHPRPEPAHVVPAFLRLLDERPASGRYEAPSLLEER
- a CDS encoding S-adenosylmethionine:tRNA ribosyltransferase-isomerase, encoding MTPALKVPEELSARVPAEQRGPGLGRDAVRLLVSRGSEVSHHVFAELPRLLRAGDLLVVNTSPTLAAAVDGRIGHAHVVVHFSTLGDDGRWAVELRDPDGRGTTRARKSSGARSAPWKGGGGRRAGGPAGTEVRLPGGAGLVLEEPLSARGERLWWARVAGADVFGLLREHGRPIRYSYTERDQPLSVYQTVFALPSADGAGSAEMPSAARPFTPRLVTELVSRGVRFAPVTLHTGVASAEAHEPPYPERYAVPEASARLINDVRAGEGRVVAVGTTAVRAVESAAGADGTVRAAEGWTDLVVTPERGVRVVDGLLTGLHEPEASHLLMLEAVAGRAVVDRGYEEARRGLYLWHEFGDVHLILPEESPDTERCFGNFR
- a CDS encoding transglycosylase SLT domain-containing protein, which encodes MLKNTNIRGLSRRLTKHHKIAISGVAALGTAAIAFSAVPSSAETITTGAPAQARVAYSTEQIKDVKGSITDQLATQTVKVQEIAAQKKAAADAVVKKQAASAAKAKAVAEAAKKAATKAAQERTAKQTASRSVERAAAKPAKSYPNNLDGWIRESLDIMKAKGIPGSYSGLHRNIMRESSGNPMAINGWDINAINGIPSKGLLQVIPPTFKAYHVPGTSWNIYDPVANITAACNYAADKYGSMDNVNSAY